A genomic stretch from Petrimonas mucosa includes:
- a CDS encoding IS5 family transposase: MLGKLPEKGQRDLFRPMLKDFIDMGHELVLLADKIDWSYFEEEFTPLYSQRGAPSVPIRLMVGCLLLKHLYNLGDERIPEYWVRDVYFQYFCGCEFFEHEFPFDPSDFVHFRNRVREEGIGKIFAYSVQLHGKKLPGQTGFVLSDTTVQENNTTFPTDAKLCKKVIDKCNAIAGSEGIMQRQRYTRESKQLLRDTYNGKHPKRKKRADKAKRRLKTIANIQLRELERKMTEEQKKRYEQTLSLCKRAVNQQKNDKDKIYSLHKPFTRCIAKGKAHKQYEFGNKVGMITTGRKGRKIITAVKAFLGNPYDGDTIEPLLEQMEENKLKLPKELIYDRGGKGRKQIKDVSIITPGKPKVKDTPCQKRQKRNKCRARAAIEPIFGHLKKDFRMEQNYLWAEKGIQINAYLAATAWNLKKMMEKLKEKFLYFIFRWFFHQDKIYFSA, from the coding sequence ATGTTAGGGAAATTACCGGAAAAAGGACAACGCGATTTGTTTCGCCCGATGCTGAAAGATTTCATCGATATGGGGCATGAACTCGTTCTTTTGGCAGACAAGATCGATTGGTCATATTTTGAGGAAGAATTTACACCTTTGTATTCACAACGAGGTGCGCCAAGCGTTCCCATCCGTTTGATGGTCGGCTGCCTGCTTTTGAAGCACCTGTACAATCTTGGCGATGAGCGTATTCCCGAGTATTGGGTTCGGGATGTTTATTTCCAGTACTTTTGTGGATGCGAGTTCTTCGAACATGAGTTTCCTTTTGATCCGAGCGATTTTGTCCATTTCCGTAACCGTGTGAGAGAAGAAGGGATAGGAAAAATATTCGCTTACAGCGTACAACTTCACGGTAAAAAACTGCCGGGACAAACCGGGTTTGTTCTTTCGGACACTACTGTTCAAGAAAACAACACCACCTTTCCTACCGATGCCAAGCTTTGCAAAAAGGTTATCGACAAGTGCAATGCCATTGCAGGGAGTGAAGGCATCATGCAACGTCAGCGGTACACCCGTGAAAGTAAACAACTGCTGCGAGACACTTACAACGGCAAGCATCCCAAACGTAAGAAACGGGCAGACAAAGCCAAACGTCGCTTGAAAACGATCGCCAATATCCAACTTCGGGAACTTGAACGTAAAATGACAGAGGAACAAAAGAAACGATACGAACAGACGCTTTCACTCTGCAAGCGTGCAGTGAATCAACAGAAAAACGACAAGGATAAAATCTACAGTCTGCATAAACCCTTTACCCGCTGTATTGCCAAGGGAAAGGCACACAAGCAGTATGAGTTCGGCAATAAAGTGGGGATGATCACCACGGGCAGAAAAGGGCGGAAAATCATCACGGCGGTAAAAGCATTTTTGGGAAACCCATACGACGGCGACACCATAGAACCGTTACTCGAACAGATGGAAGAGAATAAGTTGAAACTACCCAAAGAACTCATTTATGACCGTGGCGGGAAAGGACGAAAGCAGATAAAAGACGTAAGCATTATTACACCGGGCAAGCCCAAAGTCAAAGACACCCCTTGTCAAAAACGGCAGAAACGGAACAAATGCAGAGCCAGAGCGGCAATTGAACCTATTTTCGGACATCTTAAAAAGGATTTCCGTATGGAACAGAATTACTTGTGGGCTGAAAAAGGCATACAAATCAACGCATACCTGGCAGCTACGGCTTGGAACTTGAAGAAAATGATGGAAAAGTTGAAAGAAAAATTTTTATATTTTATTTTCCGATGGTTTTTCCACCAAGATAAAATATATTTTTCAGCTTAA
- a CDS encoding alkaline phosphatase family protein, giving the protein MKTLILSLLCGLLLLCSCHNEGRNERLVSHVLVLGIDGLGSHGLEHANTPNIDQLMKSGAWTLHARSVFPSVSGPAWSSMITGATVEKHGVVNNGWTAENHFLEPVIKGDFEMFPTIFGETRRHIPEAVIAAFYHWRKLGNFIEKGVCDISQAAGNEDSVTMLACKFIHERKPDLTFVHLDHVDHAGHHDGYRSQKYFEAIEKTDSLVGIFLDQLKRSGLFEETVVFLVSDHGGLDKGHGGIHPDEMVVPFLVSGKGIKKDYAIDHPLFIYDLAPTVAMLLGFELNGWISGKPLSNILSSIQCNRL; this is encoded by the coding sequence ATGAAGACGCTGATTTTATCTCTCTTGTGTGGATTACTTTTGCTCTGTTCCTGTCACAATGAAGGCAGGAATGAGAGGCTTGTATCTCATGTGCTTGTTTTGGGCATTGATGGATTGGGATCACATGGACTTGAACATGCAAATACTCCCAACATTGATCAATTGATGAAGAGTGGGGCATGGACGCTTCATGCCAGGAGCGTTTTTCCCAGTGTAAGCGGACCTGCCTGGAGCTCGATGATTACCGGAGCTACAGTAGAGAAACATGGAGTCGTAAATAATGGATGGACTGCTGAAAACCATTTTTTGGAGCCAGTCATCAAAGGTGATTTTGAGATGTTCCCCACCATTTTCGGTGAAACCCGCAGACATATTCCCGAAGCCGTAATTGCAGCTTTTTACCATTGGAGAAAACTGGGCAACTTCATTGAAAAAGGGGTGTGTGATATCAGCCAGGCTGCCGGAAATGAAGACTCGGTGACTATGTTGGCCTGTAAATTCATCCATGAACGAAAACCCGATCTCACTTTTGTTCATCTCGACCATGTAGATCATGCAGGACACCATGACGGGTATCGATCACAAAAGTATTTTGAGGCAATTGAAAAAACCGACAGCCTGGTGGGTATATTTCTCGATCAATTGAAGAGATCGGGTCTCTTTGAAGAAACAGTGGTGTTCCTGGTTTCGGATCATGGCGGCCTCGATAAAGGTCACGGAGGCATCCATCCCGATGAAATGGTTGTGCCTTTCCTTGTCTCAGGAAAAGGGATCAAAAAGGACTATGCGATAGATCACCCCCTGTTTATTTATGATTTGGCCCCTACTGTTGCCATGTTGTTGGGATTTGAACTGAATGGCTGGATATCGGGAAAGCCACTCTCAAACATCCTTTCATCGATCCAGTGTAACAGGTTGTAG
- a CDS encoding metallophosphoesterase produces MKTINSCILLVLLLAVPLAAQNRFVVEPYLQSPTMQSMKVMWETSLPSRSVLFLAEAKHNTLQPEFNEIGTEAAETTMHSVEIKGLDFGSHYIYQAASVTGTDTLWGPVSRFSLPDYMNEPIVSIVFSDTQKNPSLLGHFATLFAREAPSFLLHTGDLVESGPNKSNWTDQFFYPLRNLLRYYPLYPVLGNHEGNTPFFYQYFDLPEPEWFYTQKKGNALFVFVNTNIDILPGSKQYRLLEKALAESSETWKIVLHHHPVYVSSGYYNSITQKVVTGDPNLPHLRSLYETYGVDLVFNGHIHNYERTMPIFREKIDSERGVVYLTIGGGGGKLDETAITRTWYMAEAKSRHHFIKLRIWDRKLSIDAIDSTGVAFDHWEKVKERDSLAAPLIESSELCFLNKTKVTVTNPNPSGHLVVAVNGNSLATASDKIEIPLQETTLLSAFVKDNLGGESHTATKTFTRLPLNPAQKKTNGKISVEYYEGFFTQLPDFDALDPIRRIESDSLTLDAIRPRAENHWAARFRGRFHVPETNVYRVLLESYDGSRLLIDGREVINNDGMHYEIRMDNYVALEKGEHSFEVHYFDFTRRETLRLWMNPIYHDLIDFNSYLK; encoded by the coding sequence ATGAAAACGATTAATAGCTGCATACTTCTTGTCCTGCTCCTCGCTGTTCCTCTGGCAGCCCAGAACAGATTTGTCGTGGAGCCCTACCTGCAATCACCAACCATGCAGTCCATGAAAGTGATGTGGGAGACATCCCTGCCCTCCCGGTCCGTTCTTTTTCTTGCCGAAGCGAAGCACAACACCCTACAACCTGAATTTAACGAGATCGGAACAGAAGCCGCTGAGACGACAATGCACAGTGTAGAGATTAAAGGATTGGATTTTGGCTCCCATTACATATACCAGGCAGCATCGGTAACCGGAACCGATACGCTATGGGGCCCCGTCAGCCGATTTTCTCTGCCCGATTACATGAATGAGCCGATCGTCTCTATTGTTTTTAGCGATACCCAAAAAAATCCCTCCCTGCTGGGACATTTTGCCACCCTGTTTGCAAGGGAAGCCCCTTCGTTTCTGTTGCACACAGGGGATTTGGTGGAGTCGGGACCGAACAAGAGCAATTGGACCGACCAATTCTTTTACCCACTACGCAATCTGCTCCGTTACTACCCCCTCTATCCGGTACTGGGCAATCATGAAGGGAATACTCCCTTTTTCTATCAATACTTTGATTTGCCGGAACCGGAATGGTTTTATACCCAGAAAAAGGGGAATGCCCTCTTTGTATTTGTAAACACAAACATCGACATACTCCCGGGATCGAAACAGTATCGGCTGCTCGAGAAGGCACTTGCCGAATCGAGTGAAACCTGGAAGATTGTCCTTCATCACCATCCGGTCTATGTCTCGTCAGGTTACTACAACAGCATCACCCAGAAAGTGGTCACCGGCGACCCCAATCTCCCACACTTGCGCTCCCTTTATGAGACCTATGGAGTTGACCTGGTTTTTAACGGGCATATCCACAATTACGAACGGACCATGCCCATCTTCCGGGAGAAAATCGATTCAGAGAGGGGTGTCGTCTACCTCACCATTGGTGGTGGTGGCGGGAAACTGGATGAGACAGCAATCACCCGGACCTGGTACATGGCAGAAGCCAAAAGCAGGCACCATTTCATAAAGTTAAGGATATGGGACCGGAAACTCTCCATTGACGCCATTGACAGTACGGGAGTAGCGTTCGACCATTGGGAGAAGGTGAAGGAGAGGGACAGCCTGGCTGCACCTCTGATTGAAAGCAGTGAATTGTGCTTCCTGAACAAAACCAAGGTTACAGTAACCAATCCCAATCCGTCCGGCCACCTTGTTGTTGCGGTAAACGGTAACAGTCTCGCCACTGCTTCAGACAAGATTGAGATTCCTCTGCAAGAGACGACTCTGTTGTCCGCATTCGTAAAGGACAATTTGGGTGGAGAAAGTCACACGGCAACAAAAACATTTACCAGGCTACCGTTGAATCCTGCACAAAAGAAAACCAACGGGAAGATAAGCGTTGAATATTATGAGGGTTTCTTTACACAACTCCCCGATTTTGACGCGTTGGATCCCATTCGACGCATTGAATCCGATTCGCTTACGTTGGATGCAATCAGGCCAAGGGCCGAGAATCATTGGGCCGCACGTTTCAGGGGAAGGTTCCATGTACCTGAAACGAACGTATACAGGGTACTCCTGGAGTCATACGACGGAAGCAGGCTGCTGATCGACGGGAGAGAGGTAATCAACAATGACGGGATGCATTATGAAATCAGAATGGATAACTATGTTGCCTTGGAAAAGGGAGAACACTCCTTCGAAGTACACTATTTCGATTTCACAAGACGGGAAACCCTGCGCTTGTGGATGAACCCTATATACCATGATCTGATTGATTTCAATAGTTATTTGAAGTAG
- a CDS encoding GH92 family glycosyl hydrolase produces the protein MQPYNSTPKSLLHLFLIMTLCLSCQKPTNNEPFNPTAYVNLFICTEGDNGMLYPGPAMPFGLVHLSPETEGDSHVGYYYENDSIEGFSHTRIAGAGSQGKGGGLLIKPGIGLFTNKIKEFSEPLIKSTEEASPGYYKVKLASGVTVELTTSDHVGFHRYTFPRDRKKDRYIVVDLSHSYVGMLDARLEIRSEIEIAGYFKSLHNRGGGYHTLYFTIISDQPFASFTSWDGDDCGEVKERQGNQTGVWLSYPEDGKDQVCLKVGLSTVDENLARAEALNEIKGWNFDQARESCADRWEKMLRKVEVVDGSDELKTIFYTHLYHSYLVPHLSSASTGEYRPLNQPGLILQTKDSAPDFNYYSTWSLWDDFRKYSLVSLLEPSYTKNIVRSLVDVYANKDKEGRDPKYSPTPHIRMEFNSTVIMDAWNKGIREFDSAIAYKGMKEYALQEDGKRISDQLEQFYHAYVAMLMAKELWKEEDADLFYEKAMGYKRVWCPMQKDREGTVRGFFTPEGKEVDDVEDFEKHVYEGHLWHYRWFVLHDVEGLAQLRGSKELLADDLEYFFEKDLFMIVNEPDLHAPYLFNYLDKPWLTQKWARRFTTKEVTQLYHNHGLYETPVVSRIFRADTKGYIETMDDDAGAMASWFVMSAMGLFPLDPALPYYLIGSPIFPEYRIHLDNGKHFTVKANNVSEDNFYIQSATLNGEEFDQCWIAYDTIMAGGVLEFEMGNRPNKEWGKSVDIPSGMSEPGCVKK, from the coding sequence ATGCAACCATACAACTCTACCCCGAAATCTCTTCTCCATCTCTTCCTGATCATGACACTATGCCTATCCTGTCAGAAACCGACAAATAATGAACCATTTAACCCGACAGCATACGTAAATCTATTCATCTGTACTGAAGGAGATAACGGCATGCTTTATCCGGGACCAGCCATGCCATTCGGATTGGTACATCTTTCACCTGAAACCGAAGGAGATTCACATGTCGGATACTATTATGAGAACGACTCGATCGAAGGATTCTCACATACCCGAATTGCAGGTGCAGGCTCCCAGGGAAAAGGCGGCGGTCTTCTCATCAAGCCCGGTATAGGATTGTTCACCAATAAAATAAAAGAGTTCAGCGAACCGCTAATCAAAAGTACAGAAGAGGCAAGTCCCGGATATTACAAGGTGAAGCTTGCATCGGGAGTGACTGTTGAGTTGACAACCTCCGACCATGTGGGATTTCATCGATACACGTTCCCCCGTGACCGGAAGAAGGATCGTTATATAGTAGTCGACCTCTCTCACAGCTATGTGGGAATGCTGGATGCCCGACTTGAGATAAGAAGCGAGATCGAAATTGCGGGCTACTTCAAGTCGCTCCACAATCGTGGCGGAGGGTATCACACGCTCTACTTTACCATCATCAGTGATCAGCCATTTGCATCGTTTACCTCATGGGATGGGGATGATTGTGGCGAGGTTAAGGAGAGGCAAGGCAATCAGACCGGGGTATGGCTCTCCTACCCCGAGGATGGGAAAGATCAGGTCTGCCTGAAAGTAGGTCTATCGACGGTGGACGAGAACCTGGCCCGGGCGGAGGCACTAAACGAAATAAAAGGATGGAATTTCGATCAGGCAAGAGAGTCTTGTGCCGATCGTTGGGAAAAGATGCTTCGAAAAGTGGAGGTGGTGGACGGTTCGGATGAGCTGAAAACAATTTTTTATACACATCTCTACCACAGTTACCTGGTGCCTCATCTCTCCAGTGCTTCAACAGGAGAATATCGTCCCCTGAACCAGCCCGGTTTGATCTTGCAAACAAAAGATAGTGCACCCGACTTTAACTACTACTCCACCTGGAGCCTTTGGGACGATTTCAGGAAATATTCCCTGGTATCTTTACTGGAACCGTCATACACCAAAAACATAGTTCGCTCCCTTGTTGATGTCTATGCAAATAAAGACAAGGAAGGGCGCGATCCTAAATACTCGCCCACACCCCATATCCGCATGGAGTTCAACAGCACTGTAATAATGGATGCCTGGAACAAAGGCATAAGGGAGTTCGACTCAGCCATTGCCTACAAAGGGATGAAAGAGTATGCCCTTCAGGAAGATGGGAAACGGATCAGCGACCAGCTGGAACAGTTTTATCATGCCTATGTGGCTATGCTAATGGCAAAAGAGCTGTGGAAAGAGGAAGATGCCGATCTGTTTTATGAAAAAGCAATGGGGTACAAGAGGGTCTGGTGCCCCATGCAGAAGGACCGGGAAGGAACGGTACGCGGTTTTTTCACACCCGAAGGAAAAGAGGTGGATGATGTGGAAGATTTTGAGAAACATGTGTATGAAGGGCACCTGTGGCACTATCGCTGGTTTGTATTGCACGATGTGGAGGGATTAGCTCAGCTGAGAGGAAGTAAAGAGTTGCTGGCCGACGACCTGGAGTACTTCTTCGAGAAGGATCTGTTCATGATTGTCAACGAGCCTGACCTGCATGCTCCTTACCTGTTCAACTATCTCGACAAGCCTTGGCTTACCCAGAAATGGGCACGTAGATTCACGACGAAGGAGGTTACACAACTATACCACAATCATGGTCTCTACGAAACGCCGGTTGTATCACGTATATTCAGGGCCGACACAAAAGGGTATATCGAAACGATGGATGATGATGCCGGTGCTATGGCTTCCTGGTTTGTGATGAGTGCCATGGGATTATTTCCGCTAGATCCGGCACTACCCTACTATCTGATTGGTTCACCCATATTCCCTGAATACCGGATACACCTGGATAATGGAAAACATTTTACTGTCAAGGCTAACAACGTAAGTGAAGATAACTTCTACATTCAATCTGCCACATTAAATGGAGAAGAATTTGATCAGTGCTGGATTGCCTACGACACCATCATGGCTGGAGGTGTGCTGGAGTTTGAAATGGGAAATCGACCCAACAAGGAGTGGGGTAAGTCGGTAGATATCCCCTCCGGCATGAGTGAACCCGGCTGCGTCAAAAAATAG
- a CDS encoding SusD/RagB family nutrient-binding outer membrane lipoprotein, with amino-acid sequence MKYIQSNKIGKLLPLIWISIICFACTDQFDRFNMNKTQLMEITDKELSGLFTRALISGNCLLTSDQYSRGKSNISDHFSGYTVIGGVDREQNVFQLSHQQSVFSTFFSQTIPAIVAIQNNTVEKNPTAYHVATIWKGYVMHRLADAWGPLPYTEAGNGKDVIPYESVQDIYYNIFRDLTEAVDYLTAEVNKNPGLNVFGAGDIIYNGSVIQWIKFANTMRLRLACRISNVDPEKAKTEAEAAVKGAMMETDSDDAMIMDLPSFNGVQNGMCRIGGWHQNSMSTSMESVLKGYEDPRLQEYFSVVGPEVVVEEPEIMANIGGYHGMTPGFTAEDFVAFRLYSNFGPRWVGPNVVSTEVPINVGNAAETWFLKAEGAWRGWNMGGTAQSFYEKGIEVSIRQWRGASFPASQIQDYINSMATPVAPDNYPYYDPPMTDIPVKFSSDREKQYEQIITQKWLAIYPDSWEAWTEYRRTRLPKLYPKKNSMNPNIDVSRGMIVTRLPYPDNEKNGQPEEYAKAVALLGGPDLESTPLWWDVHPNGN; translated from the coding sequence ATGAAATATATACAATCTAACAAGATAGGAAAGCTCCTCCCCCTGATATGGATAAGCATCATCTGTTTTGCTTGCACCGATCAGTTCGACAGGTTCAACATGAACAAGACACAGCTGATGGAGATTACCGACAAGGAACTTTCCGGTCTATTTACAAGAGCGCTGATTTCAGGTAACTGTTTGCTGACCAGCGACCAATACAGCAGGGGAAAGAGCAATATCTCGGATCATTTTTCCGGTTACACCGTCATTGGTGGTGTCGACCGTGAACAGAATGTATTCCAACTATCACACCAGCAATCGGTATTCTCGACTTTCTTCAGCCAGACTATCCCCGCTATTGTGGCCATTCAGAATAATACGGTAGAGAAGAATCCCACCGCCTATCATGTGGCAACTATCTGGAAAGGTTATGTGATGCACCGGTTGGCGGATGCCTGGGGACCACTACCCTACACGGAGGCTGGAAACGGCAAGGATGTCATTCCGTATGAAAGTGTCCAGGATATATACTACAACATTTTCAGGGATCTGACCGAGGCTGTTGATTATCTGACAGCTGAAGTAAACAAGAATCCCGGACTGAATGTCTTCGGTGCAGGGGATATCATCTACAATGGGAGTGTGATCCAGTGGATCAAGTTTGCCAATACGATGCGCCTTCGCCTGGCCTGCCGGATATCCAATGTTGATCCTGAAAAGGCAAAAACCGAAGCTGAAGCAGCCGTAAAAGGGGCAATGATGGAAACCGACAGCGACGACGCCATGATCATGGATCTTCCCTCGTTCAACGGTGTTCAAAATGGGATGTGCCGTATCGGAGGATGGCACCAGAACTCGATGAGCACCAGTATGGAAAGTGTACTCAAAGGATATGAGGACCCCCGTCTCCAGGAATATTTTTCGGTAGTGGGTCCAGAGGTCGTTGTTGAAGAGCCTGAAATCATGGCCAATATTGGCGGATATCACGGGATGACCCCCGGATTCACTGCTGAAGACTTTGTGGCGTTCAGGCTATACTCCAACTTCGGTCCAAGATGGGTTGGCCCTAATGTTGTCTCTACGGAAGTCCCCATCAACGTGGGTAATGCCGCCGAAACCTGGTTCCTGAAAGCAGAAGGGGCCTGGAGAGGATGGAACATGGGAGGTACCGCCCAATCATTCTATGAAAAGGGGATTGAAGTCTCTATCAGACAATGGAGAGGCGCCTCGTTCCCGGCGTCCCAGATTCAGGACTATATAAACAGTATGGCCACTCCCGTTGCTCCTGACAATTACCCCTATTATGATCCCCCCATGACAGATATTCCTGTCAAATTCTCATCGGACAGAGAGAAACAATATGAACAGATCATTACCCAGAAGTGGCTGGCGATATACCCCGATAGTTGGGAAGCATGGACAGAGTATCGGAGAACGCGGCTCCCCAAACTCTATCCCAAGAAAAACTCGATGAATCCCAATATCGACGTTTCACGGGGCATGATCGTAACACGGTTACCCTACCCGGATAATGAGAAAAATGGACAACCTGAAGAGTATGCAAAGGCTGTCGCACTGCTGGGTGGACCCGATCTTGAATCGACCCCACTCTGGTGGGATGTACACCCCAATGGTAACTGA